Sequence from the Synergistaceae bacterium genome:
TGCTTCGACTGCGTCCTGTACTTCAACTCTTTTAATAATTCGACTTTGTGGATCCATTGTTGTTTCCCAAAGTTGCTCTGCATTCATTTCTCCCAGCCCTTTATAACGCTGGACGTCTATTTTTTTCCCTATCGTATCTTCCTGAAGGTCTTTCATTTCTTTTTCTGTGTAGCAATAATGGATCTCTTTGCCTATCTGTACTCTATAAAGGGGTGGTTGTGCGGCGTAAAGAAAACCATTTTCGATTATTTCCGGCATATAGCGGAAGAAAAGGGTAAGCAATAGTGTTCTGATATGAGCTCCGTCGACGTCGGCATCAGCCATAATAAATATCTTGTGATATCTAAGCTTATCTCTGTCGAAATCATCTCCTATCCCACAACCGAGAGCAAGAATGATGTTTCTTATCATTTCGCTGCTTAAAACTCTTTCAAGGCGAGCTTTTTCTACATTTAATATCTTGCCTCGGAGAGGAAGTATTGCCTGGAATTCACGGTTTCTCCCCTGTTTTGCACTGCCTCCAGCACTGTCTCCTTCAACTATAAAAATCTCGCAGTCTTCCGGATTTCTGCTTGAACAGTCTGCTAATTTTCCAGGAAGGGATAGCCCAGACATCGCTGATTTACGTCGGACAAGATCCTTGGCTTTTTTCGCCGCTTCTCTCGCTTGTCTGGCTCTTATTGCACCCTCTACAATTGGTTTAAGTATTTCTGGACGTTCATCAAAAGCTTCTTTTAACCCCTCATAAACCAATGAGTCAACGATACCTTTGACATCTCCGTTCCCAAGTTTTGTTTTTGTTTGTCCTTCAAATTGAGGTTCCATAACTTTTACAGATATGACAGCGGTTAGTCCCTCTTTCAGATCATCTCCAGACAAGTTTTCATCCTTTTCTCTGAGCAGATTTAGCTTGCGTGATTCGTCATTTACTGCACGAGTAAGCGCCGTGCGAAATCCTGCGACATGGGTTCCGCCCTCTATTGTTTTTATTAGATTTACGAAACCATGAAGACGTTCGGCATATGTATCATTATAGAGTATCGCTACTTCTACAGCAGTCTTATTTCTTTCTCCATTTATAACTATAGGATCTTTAAAGAGAACATTTTTCCCTTTATTAATGTAGTCAACGAATGCAGATATCCCCTCTGGATAATGATAAGTTTTAAGTTGTGGGTCTTCCTGCCTTAAATCTCTAAAATTTATTGTTATGCTTGGGTTAAGAAATGCAAGTTCCCGGAGGCGTCCTTTTAATATGTCGGCTTGGAATTCAATGGATGTAAAGATTTCTTTGTCCGGCATGAAACGTATTTTAGTGCCTCGGTTTTCAGTATCGCCGACTATCTCAAGCTCAGTCATTGGGACACCACGCTCATAGCGCTGATGGTGTTCTTTCCCTTCGCGCCATATTGTGAGTTCAAGCCATTCAGAGAGTGCGTTTACAACAGAAACACCAACGCCGTGCAGTCCTCCCGACACCTGGTAGGATGATTTGTCGAATTTTCCTCCGGCATGCAGTACCGTCATAACTACTTCCGCTGCAGATTTACCTGATTCGTGCATCCCTGTTGGAACACCGCGTCCGTTGTCGACTACAGTTATACTTCCATCCTCATTTATAGTTAAGTTTATTGTGTCACAAAAACCGGCTAGAGCTTCATCTATAGAGTTATCTATAACTTCGTATACAATGTGGTGAAGTCCACGTGACCCTTGATCTCCAATATACATGCCTGGACGTTTTCGTACTGCAACAAGTCCTTCAAGGACGTGTATGTTTTTTTCGGAATAGTCTGATTCAGGGGCGAACGTGTTGTTTGTGTTGTTTGGAAGATCCATGTTATCCATATATTAAAAACTCCTTTTTTAAATTATCGATTTATTATATAGAGAAAGTTGGCGTTTTTTTAATGTGGTTGGAGTGAAGCAAGTTGTAACAACGCTTCCATCTTTTTTGATTATCTTTGTCTCGTTAGAGCTACGAAATAAAGCAATAACGTTTGCCAAACAAATAATGTTTTCGCCTTCGAGGGGAATAAACATTTTAATTCTCCTATCTGTCTCTTTTAACCTTATAATTATAACATTACTTGATTAGTAATTGTTAAGGCGTATCAAAAAATGAAACATATTTCAGAACATTGTTGTATTAGAAGCGGATCTGTTTATACTAAAAGAGGGGTGTATTTGCTTGAGCAGTATTTATATTCTTACAAATTCTCCCGGAGAAGTATCCGGGTGGGTAAAGCCGGTCGCTTCTGCTCTTAATAAAACAAATATAAATGCCCATGTTATTCTTGTTACTTTGCCCTGTACCTACGCAAGCGGTATGGAAAAGATTTATGGCAAGGAACTTATTGGGATAGATAGGGCTTTCTCTTTCGCGGAAGTTTTAAAGACAGCTACTCCCGACACGAAAAAAAATATTGTTTTACAGCTTGGCGGAGACCCGATGTATGGAGCACTGTTGTCTCTGAGGTTAAGGGGCAAATGGTTAATTTATACGTCTCGTCCCAGGTGGCGTTTTTTTGTGGATCATTTTTTTCTTCCCGATTGCACGGCTCTTTCGCGATTCGTAAAAAAGAAAATATCCCCAACAAAATATACTCTTTTAGGTAATCTAATGTTTGACAGCGTTCCTGAATGTGAATGCGATTCAGAAATAAGACGAAAATTTTCTGTAGAGCAAAAAGAAACTGTAGTATCACTGTTGGCAGGAAGCAGACCATTTGAATACTACGAAGGGTTCAGTTATTTTATAAGCGTTGCGAAAAAAATTTTGAGCGAGACTGATATATCTCAGGTTTTTCTGCCAATTGCACCGACAGTAGATGAGAAAATACTTCATGAGGGACTAATGCATTACGGAATTAAGTGGAAAGGTGATATCGCTGAGGAAGTATTATGGGATGGGCCGGGCAGAATTAGATTTATAAGGGACAATGTTTTTGAGGCAATAAAAATTTCAAAGTTAGCAGTGGCCTTCCCTGGGACAAATAACTTACAGGTGGCTTCTTTAGGGGTTCCGCTTCTTGTGGTCGCCCCTCTTAATTACGCAGAAAATATTCCTCTAGACGGTCTGCCTGGACTGATTCCACTCTCTGTCCCAGGAGCAAAGAAAATAAAAAAGAAATTGGTAATGTGGTACAATTCACGTGTAAAATTTGTTTCTTTGCCTAATAGAATATCCGGGGAAAACATCGTTCCGGAGCATCGGTACGCCATGACCCCGGAAATGGTGGCAAATCTTGCTATTGAACTACTGCAATGTCCCCAGAAGTTAGCTGAGATACAAGACAAGTATAAGCTTCTTTCTTTTGAGAGAGGAGCAGCAGAAAAACTGGTTGCATTTATAGTTGATTTTTTAGAAAATAAATAAGATGAATTAAAAAGGTACTAGTTCTCGTATCTCGTATTAGGAGTTTTTTCTAAGCTTCTCATCTTCAACAGCGATTTCGTCGAGATACATGTTCCATATGTAGAAAGCCAAGATGGCAGATAGAGTGCCAATAACAAGCCCAGAAATAATCATTAGTGGACGGCCACGACCAACAAGATATCCACCAAGGCCTCCCAAAGAGTACCCAAAAGCAATAAGGGTGCAAAATGATAGTATTAAGACAGAGATCCTTTTTTTCATTCACTGATTGTAGTAGTAAATAAAAATATGTCAAAAGATGTTCTTGTACCAAGTTATTATATTAAGGGTATATGTTGATTATTTAAGAGCATTCAAAAGTGACAATTGTTTATCAACACGAACAAAACAGCATATTTGAGAATTTTAAATTACAAAACACAATTTTTGTTTTACAGACTTCAAAATATTACAATAAAATTCTAATCATTTATTAAATCAGGAAGGCAGTGAAGAAATGTCAGAACAGAAAAAAATTCCGTCATTTGATTTATCGAGAAACTACCAGAGAGTTAAAGAAGAAGTGCGAGTAGCTATCGATAGGGTCTTGGATACGCAAGAATTTATATTAGGCCCAGAAGTGGCAACTCTCGAAAAAGAAATTGAAGCATATCTTGAAGTAGAGAATGCAATTGGTTGTGCTTCTGGAACAGATGCCTTAATTTTGGCGATGATGTCTCTTGACCTTGAAGAGGGAGACGAAGTAATCACCACACCGTTTACGTTCTTTGCTACAGCAAGCTGTATCACAAGAACAGGGGCAAAACTTGTTTTCGCAGACGTAGAACAAGATACATACAACTTATCTCCTGAGTCTGTATTAAACAAAATAACAGCTAAAACAAAAGCCGTAATTCTTGTTCATCTTTTTGGACAAATGTGCCGCATTGAAGAATTAAAAGATGAGCTGGCAAAGAGAAACATAAAATTAATAGAAGACTGTGCTCAAGCTATAGGGTCACATCGTGTAATAGAGGGAAAAATTTGTCGTGCAGGAACAGTTGGAGACATAGGATGTTTTTCTTTCTTCCCCACAAAAAACCTAGGGTGTTACGGAGATGGTGGGATGGTCACTGTTCCTCATAATTCACAAGTAGCTGCACGTATAAGACGCCTACGTGTACATGGAGCCGGCAAAACATATTTTCATGAAGAATTTGGAATAAACAGTAGACTTGATGCTATACAGGCTGCAATTTTACGTGTAAGACTACGCCACTTGGAAGAGTGGAACGAAGAGCGGCGTTTAGTTGCAGAGCGCTATAAACTTCTTTTCGGAGAAAAGGGGCTTCTTGAGGTTATTAAAACTCCAATAGAAGAAGATGGGAACAGACATGTGTTTCACCAGTATGTGGTGCGAGCCGAACGTAGAGATGAATTACAGAGCTTTTTAGAAGAGAGAAATATAGTAACCAGAGTATATTATCCGTTACCACTTCACTTACAAAAGTGTTTTGCATCCAGTGGCTATAAAAAAGGAGATTTCCCCGTTTCAGAGATGTTAGCAGAAGAAGTTTTAGCTCTTCCGATTTTTCCTGAACTTTTGCCAGAAGAGCAGGAGCGTATTGTAGAGGAAATTGCGAAGTTTTACTGAGACAGGAAGCAGCTGTTTAAGTTAGAATATTGGTAAGATTCTAGCTTTTAGAAAAATGGAGGCAACCGTCTATGATGTATCCTTTTTTTGATTCAACTATGATTTTTCTTATTCCGGCCTTACTTTTTTCAATGTGGGCTCAATTTAAGGTTAAAAGTGCTTATTCCAAATATAGTGAGGTTAGATCTCAAAACGGAGTAACGGCAGAAATTGCATGCCGCGAAATGTTGAATAGATTTGGATTGGCAGAAGTTCCCATAGAAAGAGTGCCGGAAGAATTAACTGACCATTATGATCCGAGAGCAAAGGTTTTACGCCTTTCTGATTCTGTGTTTGGAAGTCCGAGTATCGCAGCAATAGGCGTGGCGGCTCATGAAGTAGGGCATGCCATACAAGACAAAGAGGGATACTCGATGCTTCGTATCCGCAACTCAATTGTTCCTGTCGTTAACATAGGTTCTATGTTATCAATGCCGCTCTTTTTTTTAGGGATACTGCTAAGTTCGCTTAACTTATTGAATCTCGGAATAATTATGTTCTGTTCAGTTTTAGTCTTTCATTTAGTAACTTTGCCTGTTGAATTTGATGCCAGTGCAAGAGCCTTGAAGAATCTTTCTGATACTGGGTTGCTTGTAGGCGGTGAGATAAAAGGAGCAAAGTATGTTTTAGACGCGGCTGCACTGACATATGTAGCTGCGTTGGTAATGACAGTTTTACAGCTTGTTAGACTTATAGCTCTTCGTGGCTCTCGCAGAGACTAGAAAATAGTGTACAATTGAAGGAGGTGGCGGAAGCTACCTCCTTTCTTTATTTAAAATAAAACTGGAAGATATAGAAATTAAGAAGCATAATTAGGGAAATTATAATAATGAGGATTATTTTGCCAAGCGGAACCTATAGAGGTGGTTGTTTTATATGAGAGGGATAGAGGCCGTAATTCATATTTACGGTGAGATAAAAGAGGGCGCTTTTGCGGCAGAAACTTTAAGAAAGACATATTCCGAAATTGTTCCCAAGGATAGGGTTTTAGCCGCAACTTTAATGTACTGTACGCTAAGACGATTAAGCTTATGGAAGCACCTCATGATGAGGTATTGCAAACGCGATACCAGAGAACTTGATTCTATTACAGCTGACGCTTTGTTGGTTGGAATAGCGGGTATAGTTGAGCTACGCTATTTTGCTATTCCAGTGCTCATAAATGGGATAGTTCAAGCGATAAAGAAACAGGGCAATGAAAGGGATACGGCACTTGTAAATGCGGTTCTTCATACCGTAGCAGATGAAGCC
This genomic interval carries:
- the gyrB gene encoding DNA topoisomerase (ATP-hydrolyzing) subunit B, giving the protein MDLPNNTNNTFAPESDYSEKNIHVLEGLVAVRKRPGMYIGDQGSRGLHHIVYEVIDNSIDEALAGFCDTINLTINEDGSITVVDNGRGVPTGMHESGKSAAEVVMTVLHAGGKFDKSSYQVSGGLHGVGVSVVNALSEWLELTIWREGKEHHQRYERGVPMTELEIVGDTENRGTKIRFMPDKEIFTSIEFQADILKGRLRELAFLNPSITINFRDLRQEDPQLKTYHYPEGISAFVDYINKGKNVLFKDPIVINGERNKTAVEVAILYNDTYAERLHGFVNLIKTIEGGTHVAGFRTALTRAVNDESRKLNLLREKDENLSGDDLKEGLTAVISVKVMEPQFEGQTKTKLGNGDVKGIVDSLVYEGLKEAFDERPEILKPIVEGAIRARQAREAAKKAKDLVRRKSAMSGLSLPGKLADCSSRNPEDCEIFIVEGDSAGGSAKQGRNREFQAILPLRGKILNVEKARLERVLSSEMIRNIILALGCGIGDDFDRDKLRYHKIFIMADADVDGAHIRTLLLTLFFRYMPEIIENGFLYAAQPPLYRVQIGKEIHYCYTEKEMKDLQEDTIGKKIDVQRYKGLGEMNAEQLWETTMDPQSRIIKRVEVQDAVEADELFGILMGDQVAPRREFIELHGKEVQNLDI
- a CDS encoding DegT/DnrJ/EryC1/StrS family aminotransferase, whose amino-acid sequence is MSEQKKIPSFDLSRNYQRVKEEVRVAIDRVLDTQEFILGPEVATLEKEIEAYLEVENAIGCASGTDALILAMMSLDLEEGDEVITTPFTFFATASCITRTGAKLVFADVEQDTYNLSPESVLNKITAKTKAVILVHLFGQMCRIEELKDELAKRNIKLIEDCAQAIGSHRVIEGKICRAGTVGDIGCFSFFPTKNLGCYGDGGMVTVPHNSQVAARIRRLRVHGAGKTYFHEEFGINSRLDAIQAAILRVRLRHLEEWNEERRLVAERYKLLFGEKGLLEVIKTPIEEDGNRHVFHQYVVRAERRDELQSFLEERNIVTRVYYPLPLHLQKCFASSGYKKGDFPVSEMLAEEVLALPIFPELLPEEQERIVEEIAKFY
- a CDS encoding zinc metallopeptidase, with amino-acid sequence MMYPFFDSTMIFLIPALLFSMWAQFKVKSAYSKYSEVRSQNGVTAEIACREMLNRFGLAEVPIERVPEELTDHYDPRAKVLRLSDSVFGSPSIAAIGVAAHEVGHAIQDKEGYSMLRIRNSIVPVVNIGSMLSMPLFFLGILLSSLNLLNLGIIMFCSVLVFHLVTLPVEFDASARALKNLSDTGLLVGGEIKGAKYVLDAAALTYVAALVMTVLQLVRLIALRGSRRD